cgagagagggacatggggagggcagagagagagggggagagaaaatcccaagcaggctccatgctatcagcaccaagcctgatgtggggctcaatctaaatctcacaacctcaagatcatgacccaagccaatatcaagagtcagatgcttaatcaactgagccacccaggagcccctgtttctAGAATATTTAATGCAGAGGAGAAgtccaaatgtttattgaataaatggataaatacatcAATGCATGTGATACAGAAAATCAATCATCTTTCTCCTAGTCATACAAAACACATCTATGATGCCATGTGCACTCAGGAACAACAATTGAGAATGTCAAAATGGTTCAGATTCCAGCACAATACACTCGATTCTCAAtatcaaagtgaaaaatataaactCTTGGTGTTCAAATATACACCATCTAACATGGAAAAGCCAGATATGTAAGTAGCTGTGGTCCAATGGGATAAgtgaaaaaagaattatatgtaAGTATTATCAGTCACAGACTGGTTGCAAAAAGCTACaaataaatgataacatttgAACATTATCTAAATAGATGAGTGAGTGGACAAACCCAAAGGAAAGgtacagaaatgtaaaattaacaGCACCTTTGGAGAACAAGCTGTGGATTTCAAACTTTCAAACCATAATCTGGAGcaagaaatacatatatagtatacttAAGTGAAACCAGTGAGTATTGAAATAAAACTCACCTTTACTCATTTCATGtacttgagattttctatttcttcttctttttttttttaatgctggtaAAGATGTATTAAATCAATTTGAAGATCCATTCATTTGAAAGACATTGGGATTGAGCATCAAATGGATGTGGTGAGTAGAccactgaaataaaaacacaaagaatgcTCTGTCAGCTGAGCTCCAACTCTCCTCCCATCCAGGTGGTTTGCTAGAGCTACACGACGTAGAGGAGAACGATGATCTATGCCCCTTTCCTACTTAAAACAACTCAGTGTGGTAGAAAAGATGAGTAAAGAAATCCCTCTCTATATCAAGACAATGtgcaggaggggagagagccaCAGGCCATTTCTTCTCTAGTCTGGGCATAAAATGTAGAGCTTAACATTATTCTGTCTAGAAGGGTTAAGAGTGTTTGAAAATAAAGCAACTCTCACACTTGGGAGCATCCTAGATTCAATCTATATCTGGATTTATCTCAGCATTTATCAGAGCCAAATTGTCATACTACGAActacaaaaaaagcaaaactcttcTGCTTCCCTTATGAATAATTAACTATTTAACTATTTCCTATCTAACTATTTCCACAATACTCTTTATTGAAGACTATTTCCTGAGCACTCTATATGCCAGGACCTGTGCTAGTGCTAGGAACTACAATAGGGGGGAAACAAAAGTCCAAGCCTCTTGGAGTTTGtgttttacaaaaaaacaaatacagaaataaactaatacatacaaataataaaagcagtaaacaatagaaaataaagcaataatcagtattagaaaataacatttaaggTAGCCAAAGAGGGCCTTTATCAGAAGGCAATATGTAAGCTGAGACCTAATGGAGGAGAAGAAGCCACTGAGGTTAAGTACTAACATGAAAAACAACGTTCCAAGCCTAGAAGAGCAGAAGCGAAGACCTGAGCCAGGAAAGAGAACATCTGGAGCCCAGTGAGTTGGGAAGGGTATCATGAGATGAGATTGGAAGTTATCTGAAGTTACTGGATTGTTTCAGGACCTAGAATGGGAAGTTACTGGAGAGTGACATGGTCTAATTTGGGTTTTGTAAAGCTCATTCTTATAGCTACATGGACAATGGATTGGATACTGGTATGTTTAGAAGCTGAGCCATCTTTTAGGAGACTGATTTCCAGCAAAGCAAAGATGGAAGATTAGACTAGGGTGCTggcaagggagaaggaaaaaaagatgggcTCAAGATATATTTTGGAGGGAGAACCAATGAAAGTTATATTCagaattttcttaaaagagaCTATAAGTAAGTGCATTGAAATTGGTTGGAGGAGTCAGTGCATttaaaaggggaagggaaggatttggaggaaggaaaggagaggtaTGCACTAAGTAACAACCTAGAAGTCATACATTAAAGTGgtcacatttatttaaaactcgAATCCCCTGGCTTGCTCTGTGCctctatttaaaacaacaacaaacaagctATCAAACTGGGCAGAAATATAGAAGAGCTGCTTTGAGGACTTGTGGTCTTAAGTGGTTGAGCCCAGGCCattgaaaaaagataattttacccaatgaaaataatgaagcaagatTTAACTAAGATCATCTTAGAAACAGTGGCTGCACATTCAAATTccctgggaagcttttaaaactaTATGCCCAGGCTCCACTGAAATGGTTCTGTTTTGGTAACTTTGAGGTGGGACACAGGGATAGGTATTTCTTAAATGCTACACAGATGATTCTACTGAGCAGCAAGAAGGTGAGAGCCCTGAGTTAGAAGTAGAGCCGAGGTTTGTCTGGTCAACAAACCTATTTCGTTAAATAAGAGATTAGTAGAAGGAAGTAAAGGTAAAGGAACTTTTCCCCCAGATGAGGCATATAGGCCCATTGTTTAGATAGACATGGCTTGAgactacaagaaaataaaagtcaattttCCTCAATGTGATTTTTTTGAAGCTGGGAGAAAATTTTATTCTCACAGTGTTAAAAATACAGACACTCATacagaaatcacattttaaagctattttattGCTACTAGGAACAACACAGAGGGAAGAAATTAATAGCTGATAGGTgactgaaagaaaaacagaagagggagagTATCAATCTTGTCCAGACAAAATATCACACAGAAAAAAACTGAGTTGCAGTGGAAAAGTGAGCATAAGGGAGGAAGGACTCAGTTATTTCTGAGGGAAAAAGTTTTAATTGGTTACCAGAATACAATTGGCAATGGGTTTCACTGTATCAAATCACCCTTGCTTTTCAACTGGTCTCCAGTCTGAACCCTTCCaagatttaaattttgaatgaGCCACTGAATAACCAGAGCAAGACTGAGTTAAGTAAGTATTCTCCTCAAATAGAGACCAGCAACATAATTCTCAGACTGCAATGAAGATTCCTTGTTGCTGGTGTGGGTGGGTAATTGAAGGCAAGAGTGGTCATACAATCCGTCTTAATCTTTTTAGTTAAGTTGTGCTCTCACCGGAATCAGAACCAAAGTTTCACACCGTGAGAggttttctttgttgtatttaCACCTTCTTTGCACCCTAACGccattgaaaacagaaaagaaaacgtgagtgcaatttttaaatatccaccTGGAGAACTTTAAGAGTAGTAATGATCCAGGTGAGGTGGCAGTGTCTGAAGGGCGTCGCCCGGATGATTCGGTGGAATAAAATCAGACACTTGAGCAGACAAAACAAAGTTGAGCAGACAAGACAAACATGGATGTTTAGTCTTGTGCGCGTGTGGGCTTCAGGAAGGGAGTGAAAGCAAAAGGGAATTGAGCTAAGGAAAAGAGGCGTAGGTACAGGTTCGTAAAATCTGGGTATGGTGGGTGGGAAAGGGATTCCTGTACCTCCAAGGAGCAATTAAAAGAGTTGAGTAGAGCTCTGAGGCTTCTAGTTGGCACCTGTGCTGCGAACCCCCAGGAAGTGGGAGGCGCGGGCGCGCACTACAAGTCCCAGAAGCCCCAGCTTCCTGGAGGCCGCGAGGAGCGGCGCAACGCCCGCTGGGAGTCGGTCGGAGCCGCCAAGATGTCGCAGCCCAAGAAAAGAAAGCTTGAGTCGGGGGGCGGCGgcgaaggaggggagggagctgaggAGGAAGATGGCGGAGAGCAGGAGGCGGCCCTGCCGCGACCCCGGAGGGCTAGGCGGGAGCGGGACCAGCTGTACTACGAGTGCTACTCGGACATATCCGTCCACGAGGAGATGATTGCGGACCGCGTCCGCACGGATGCCTATCGCCTGGGCATCCTGCGCAACTGGTCAGCACTGCGGGGCAAGACTGTGCTGGACGTGGGCGCGGGCACCGGCATTCTTAGCATCTTCTGTGTGCAGGCCGGGGCCCGGCGCGTGTACGCGGTGGAGGCCAGCGCCATCTGGCAACAGGCCCGGGAGGTGGTGCGGCTCAACGGCCTGGAGGACCGGGTGCACGTCTTGCCGGGGCCAGTGGAGACGGTGGAGTTGCCGGAGCAGGTGGATGCCATCGTGAGCGAGTGGATGGGCTACGGACTCTTGCACGAGTCCATGCTGAGCTCTGTGCTCTACGCGCGGACCAAGTGGCTGAAGGAGGGCGGTCTTCTCCTGCCGGCTTCCGCCGAGCTCTTCGTGGCGCCCATCAGCGACCAGATGCTGGAGTTGCGCCTAGGCTTCTGGAGCCAGGTGAAGCAGCTCTATGGTGTGGACATGAGCTGCCTGGAGAGCTTCGCCACGCGCTGCCTTATGGGCCACTCGGAGATCGTGGTGCAGGGTTTGTCTGGGGAGGATGTACTGGCCCGGCCGCAGCGCTTTGCTCAGCTGGAGCTGGCCCGCACCGGCCTGGAGCAGGagctggaggctggggtgggCGGACGCTTCCGCTTCAGTTGCTACGGCTCGGCGCCTATGCACGGCTTTGCCATCTGGTTCCAGGTGACCTTCCCCGGAGGGGACTCGGAGAAACCGCTGGTGCTGTCCACTTCGCCTTTTCATCCGGTCACGCACTGGAAGCAGGCACTCCTCTACCTGAACGAACCTGTGCAAGTGGAACAAGATACAGACATTTCCGGAGAGATCACGCTGCTGCCCTCCCGGGATAACCACCGTCTCCTGCGCGTGCTGCTGCGCTACAAAGTAGGCGACCAGGAGGAGAAGACCAAAGACTTTGCCATGGAGGACTGATCGTTGCCTTTTCTCCCAACTACCTCCCGAATCTGCAGGACCCGCGTGGTAGAGGCGGAGGGGGGTTCggaggagaaagggagattcCACGTGCAAGTAGGGGGCAAtaccttctgtctcctttttcccccttggCTTCTGGGGAGGGAGAGTGACTTGCCTCTCTTCGAGGAGATTCTTCTGtcgatatttatttaaaaagcaaatgccGAAGGCCCCCAACTTTGGAAACAGCTTGTTTATCAATGGGCTTTGTTGAGCCTTAAAAGCATGTGGTACCAAGCActtgcatttctatttcttttgttacacgggaagaaagcaaaaacacagaagaaaatataagtttATGAAGGCTCCATGCACATCCCTGACACCTCACATTTAAATCTGTAGCCAGGGAGAACAGTAAAGGGTTTTGTTAGAGTACATAAATTTCCAATATGACTTAAATAGCTCTCCAGAGCCATATTCTATCATTCTCTGAATTCCCTCCTTTCCTAGGTGCCTCTAGGCTTCAGTACTTCTccctcattgttttttaaataaactttgctGCTGGTaatgagagggaggagaaagaggaagcagtTTGAATAACCCTGTTCTTACACTTACTACTTCCATAGGGTGCTAAAAGTTGAAcacttttctccattgagtaaaATTGGCTGTATACAGTTGTGTGGCATACCCAAGAAACCTAGAAGGTAGATGTAGGAGAAAAGATCTGAAAGATGGTGAAGTTAGTATggattttttaattcttatcttTTAAGACTTAAacaaggaaatgttttatttcatatttgttacATAATAAAGTTTTGTGTGATTCTTACTAAACAGGCTGATAGAAGGTTTTTCTGAACCTGACCCAAGGGTTTATTCATTTGGGGTAAATTATTTAGCCTCtctaaatgaaggaaaatattttcccagCTGGAGAAGTGCACTCATTTAAACTCTCATCTAAAGAGATCATGTGATCTGGCCTACTTACATCAagtgaaatttccttttttagaggtttttttttttcttctttttagctCAGCCAAATGTGAAAGTTGTGAATTTAGGAAAATCATTTGTAATGAAGTGTGAGTCATGTTATCAAATTTATTTCACGGATGTTTCCCTCCTTATCCCTGTGGCAAATAAAACATTGgcattcattctatttttatagatgaagtaAGAAGTCTTGTGTACTGTGACTTATaatactttttgcctttttaatattGTCAATTCTTAAGAGTGTTACAACCCCTTCAGAATATAGTTTAAGGGTAATTTATGCTTGATGTATGTTTTTTCTTCATACTGGTAGCTTGTATGCTAATAGAAAACAGGTGTGAAAAAGTGGTCTTCTGAAATAGTCTAACATAGTTTTTTGTTCATTGTAAccaagttttctcttttattcatcaCATATTAAGGTACTAAAGTATTTAATTTGCTCAAATTTAGTGTTAACACATGAGATCTTCAGTTATGAAGGGAAACATACAAAATCATGACTTTATTAGATCCTTGAATAGCAAGCAACAGTAGTGATAGTTGTCACCATTTTGATAGTTAACAGTCTATATAAATGGAACAGTCATAGCAAGCTGGGCCTGATTTAAGCTGGAGATCTAATctaggtccttttttttttagggtgaACAGCTTTTTTTAACTTGAACATGTATTTAGAATTTTATTGTATGGTTTTGaataaatttctaatattttttaacttcctatAACAATCCCGTTACTGTTTGGGCAAACAAAAGCATTCTCCCcgaattccatttttttaaatacagtatatcTTTTATAAATCTATGTATACTATAGAGTTCTCATCACCAGTGTAAGCATGCAAAGAACACCAATTAAAACTTAGGGTAACCATAGAAGTGGAAATGATTTCATACTTAGGCAAAGTAAGCTGTAATATTCTTGTAACTgtttcccaaaagaaaaatgaattgtaataaaaaaaaaatatagctacTAAAGCAATTAGTGGAAAGGCAGCATAGCATAGGATTAAAAGCTAGGACTTGAACCAGACATATCCTGCTGGTACCTAGGCTCCACCACTCTTTAACCCTGTGAACTTGGGCAAAATACTTAACTTCTGTTCCTCTCCAGTGTTCTCatgcaaaatgtaaaacaatgatgCATGCTCCATAGAAATGTAACACATGTGATACATGTGGTTAATACATGTAAGGATAtaatgcctggtacacagtaagatCTTAGTGAATCCTAGCTGTTGTAATTACAGAAAAGTGCTATGCAAACCTGAAGCATTTGGACACCTATAAAATGTACCACAGAATAAATAttcaacattttgatttttttttacaggtgtTTGGCAGTATCAGCATGGCTTTGTGTGATGAGCGATGTATGACTGGACACCAGATGATCCAAAGGAAGTCCAAGCCCTTTGGAGTGACAACATTTCCAGAAGGATGAGAATGTGACCTGCTCCAATATCCAGGCACTGTTCAGTCTCTGTGTGAACTGGCACTGATTGCCTAGGGTCATTTGGGCCACAGGAAGAACTGTCAGCcctaagaagagaaagaaacggTGAAGTTCTACCTGCTTTTTTCAGACAGCTTACATTTATTTAGCACTGTGAAACTGTCCAAATATTTACATTCACTGGACCAATGGACATTTTATTGAGAATACCAGGTAACAGTCATTGTGAGAAGCACTTAGGATACAAACCAATAAAACATAGCTTTTGCTTCCAAATAGATGTGTTCATAggataaaccagaaaaaaatacataaatgataatGGGCTAAAGACTTGGGATGGTGTAAGTGTTAGGAAAGGCAGGTCACTTTACATAGTAGGAAAAAGATTTCGTTACTGAAGGATGCCTATGTTTACATAGCTAATTCTTGACAGTTGAACACAAGTATTTCAGTTCCTACCCCCAAACAACCTCTTAATTTAAGAAGGTTCCATTGGGATCTAAGTCATAGGCCTCAAAGAGCCCACCATAGGATCTCAAGGTTGACAATTACTAATTACTAGGGACTTGTGAAACATACCGTGTACTCGTTTCCCTAAGAGGGCTAATCAAGTGTGGCATTCTTTCTGAAGCCTCCAGGAGAAAATTTTCAATGCAGTAGCAAAGAAAAGTAGATACATTCTGCCATTCTGGTTATAGGTACTTTGTGCTTGAGATCAGAGAGGCATCCAGTGAGGTGTTCACTAATTTAATGATTTCATAAACACCAACTATCTAACAACTTCTATGATAAATAAGCAAATGGTACCCTCAACTGGAATACAAGAGGGGAATAAAATCACCTAGACCAGTAATTTGCATACATTATTTAACCTGGAAGAATTCAATCCAGCTAAATCTTAACCTCTGCTGAAGCAAGAATGAGAAGCCAGCCCTTTCGTCAATTGTAACCTTAAAATTCCTCTCAAGTGCAGAATTCCTCTCTATGTTACTTATCACATAGATTATGAGGACCTCACAAAGATGGGATGTAAAGAGGAAGATGATATAATGAGACTATTCCTCAAAACATTGCATATGCATGTAGGATGAgacatttgaaacaaaaaatctGGATCTACCTAAGCacaaaattgtaataaaaagtaAGACATGACCAGTAACATTGGAATTGTGCTCCTCTGGGAGCTTTGATGATTAAgttcattatttacaataatttgGAATAAAGACTGATGAATTTTTTAGTTGATTGGGTAGCTTTATAACTTACAACAAATACAGAAAGctgtaaggaaggaaaaaaattcctCCTTTGTTCATGCTGCCCCCTGCACAAAAAGGAAGGTGGGGTGGAGGTAAATCTTCCCCACacttttttaaagtgctttaccAGTATTCTTGCAATCAGATGAAAGAGGTACTTGTGAAAACCTTCCCAGTCTGTAATATTTTGCACTAAAAATGGCGAACTTCAGGGAAAATTAGTTTGGGTGGACAATTAAAACTTATGTAACTTTGTAACCAAGAGTACTAAGAATACCAATAAAGATagcagcagttaaaaaaaaaaaaagatgctagtcctaataatactgcagtaaataAGATAGtgtgatggaagaaaaaaaggaagagttacTGAGAAAGCAGAATGCACAAAAATGGATTGAAGGTGTAATAAACATTTCAGGACACAGCATGTGGCCAAACAGTGCCAAGAGGAAGAATACAGGGTGTGACAGGTTTTTGACTCGCATCAACTGTGTCCGTATACCTTATGTCAGGTGGTTGTTGCCTGGTGAGAGGAGTCAACCGACTAACCAATGTCCGCCCACATTATGTTCTGACATTGTTCCTCTACTTACCAATACCAtttgagtttattcatttatagaaACATGCATGACAGTAGAACATTCTGTCCTTTGTTCTATTTCCAGAAATTAAACCAATTTGAAATTCCATTGGGtttgtagatcttttttttaactttttttttttttagtgtctatttttgagagagagatagagtgtgagcaggctccagcctccagttgtctgcacagagccccattgGATGTGGGGCTCATCTCAGGAACCCAACTCaccaagatcttgacctgagatgcttaaccgactgagccacccagatgccccatagagcttttctttttaatgcaaattgtcttaaaaggaaaatggaaaggaggtggggaggctTACAGGTCACAAAACTA
The window above is part of the Prionailurus bengalensis isolate Pbe53 chromosome C1, Fcat_Pben_1.1_paternal_pri, whole genome shotgun sequence genome. Proteins encoded here:
- the PRMT6 gene encoding protein arginine N-methyltransferase 6; amino-acid sequence: MSQPKKRKLESGGGGEGGEGAEEEDGGEQEAALPRPRRARRERDQLYYECYSDISVHEEMIADRVRTDAYRLGILRNWSALRGKTVLDVGAGTGILSIFCVQAGARRVYAVEASAIWQQAREVVRLNGLEDRVHVLPGPVETVELPEQVDAIVSEWMGYGLLHESMLSSVLYARTKWLKEGGLLLPASAELFVAPISDQMLELRLGFWSQVKQLYGVDMSCLESFATRCLMGHSEIVVQGLSGEDVLARPQRFAQLELARTGLEQELEAGVGGRFRFSCYGSAPMHGFAIWFQVTFPGGDSEKPLVLSTSPFHPVTHWKQALLYLNEPVQVEQDTDISGEITLLPSRDNHRLLRVLLRYKVGDQEEKTKDFAMED